Part of the Halodesulfurarchaeum formicicum genome is shown below.
TGCGAATGTGGGCGTCAAGAACACGACTCGATTAACTGATCGGATCGGCGTGTATCTGGGCCCAATAGCCAGGTAACAAGGGTGGGTGACACGCGGCGATACGGTGTTCGCTGAACTGTTGACATACAACTCCGGCTATTGGTGCCCACTTCATTAACAGTTTCCAGGGGTCGTAATTGTTGTGATCTATTTAGTATCTAACTTTTCTCAAGTACATCGCTTTCAAATTTATTATGCTGTGCTCAAAACTGCTTACCATGCGTTCTGTAAAAATGAACGAACTCGCTTGGACTTCCATAGAAGAGGTCGCGGGCCAAGAAGTCCATACTGTAATCATTCCAATTGGAGCGACAGAACAACATGGGCCACACCTCCCGGTTGGAACTGATTCGATGATTGGCGAGGAAATATCGACTCGGGTCGCAAACCGGCTCGGTGACACACTTGTGGCCCCTCCGATTCAAGTTGGGTGTTCACCTAGCCATTCCGATTATCCGGGCACGATCTCGATCAGTTCCGACGTTCTCAAAGGTCTTATAGACGATTATCTTGACTCACTCGATGGCCATGGATTTCAATTCGCAGTCTTGCTCCCCTCTCACGGTGGAAATTTCCCGCCTGTTGAAACCGCAGCTGCCGAACTGGCCCCAAAATACTCGGAGCTCTCGCTCATCCCGATTGTAGACCTGAACCGTTTTACAGAACTAATAAATCAGGGGCTAGAAGAGGCCGGTTTGGAATACCAGGAGCCGGTTATCCATGGTGGCGGTACTGAAACCGCGATGATGATGGCTATTGAACCATCACGTGTCCGTAATTCCGAATTGCGCCCTGGTAATGAGGGTCTAAAATCTCGTTCTGCGGTCCTGAATCTCGGCTTTCAGTCGGTAACGGATGCTGGAGTTTTGGGTGATCCGACTGTGGCAACCCCTGAAATAGGTGAGCACATTATCACGTCCCTGGTAGACGGGTATACAGCCATGATTGAACATGAACGGACCAGGTTACGGAACTGGTAGATAGGCAAATTCGTATTGGCTTCACTCGAAATACGTTTTCTGTGTATTTTCATCCCCGATCTGATCTATATAATTAAATGATTATATCGATAAAGTTACTTTCCCCAATAGTATATTTAATTTTGATAGTTTTAGGAGTTAGCTCCATCTCAAACATTATAACAAATATTAATCATATATAAGTAATATATTATTGCAGTGAGATTATTCAGAACGAAAATTTCCGCATTTGGCACTTAATACCGAATATATGGCCATTTTTATCGATTTTGAGTTTTATCATAAATATGGTATTAGGATTTTTTATCAAATTTTATAATTTTACTGTATTAGTTCGACCCGTTGAACTAGTATCTGCGGTTAATAGGGTTTTGAAGCGGAAAAACTTCATTATTAGTATCGTAGCTGTCTTATTTCCACGGTCTTTGGAATGCAGCGACTTAATAATTATACTATCTGATAGATCTAATAATTATCCAACTTTCTGTTAATTAGTTACGGCACAATTATAATGAAAATAGAATGATCCGGGCCGGTATAGAACCGCCCATCTAATCGGCACCCAACTTCTTTTGAACTCCTCGCCGTAGAAACCAGCCACCAATGAGCGATCGAGGACCTGTATTGCCCCCGATTTTCGTCTCGCCCCGGGCGAGATGGATCGCCATCCTCTCGCTTCTCGCACTTCTGGTCCTCGCTGGAGTCGGGCTCGTTCTCTTCGATTACTCCTTCGGATCGATGCTCGATGCCCAGACCGTCCGGGAGACCGTCGAGTCCTTTGGCCTGCTTGCGCCACTCGTTTTCATCCTGATTCAGGCCACACAGGTCGTGGTGGCTCCGATCCCGGGACAGGTGCTCGCACTGGCCGGCGGGTACGCCTTCGGCCCGGTGCTCGGCACAATCTACAGCCTCATCGGGGCGACTATCGGGAGTGCGGTGGCCTTCGGGTTGAGCCGCCGATTCGGGCGACCCGCAGTAAAGCGACTGGTCCATCCCCTGACTCTCGAAATGGTCGACGGATTTCTCGAAGATCACGGCCGATTGGCCGTCTTTCTGGTCTTTCTGGTGCCCGGCCTCCCGGACGACGCGCTCTGTTTCGTCTGCGGGCTCACCCCGCTCCCGCTCTCCCATCTCGTCGTTCTCTCTACGATCGGTCGAATCCCGGGCTATGCTATGCTCAGTCTCGCTGGCGGCCGACTCGCGACCAACCGGCCCCTTGAGGCGATACTCATAATCGTGCTCATCGCGGTCCTGGCGGCGCTCGCGTACTCCCAGCGCGAGCGTCTACTCGAGTTCTCACGGTGAGTGTCGGCGTGAATCTGTCGTATCGAGGGATTTGTACCAACGGCCGCCGTAGAAAGATTCCCCAACCCTATCCACTATGTCCTATCGCTACACCGGCGACACCCACCGTGCCCTCGTGGCGTCCTATCGGGCCGACGAAACGCCGTTTCCGACCGAGACTGATCTGGTCGCCCCCGAGCGCAATCACGCCCGCCGGGAAATCGCCCTGTTGAAGTGTCTGCTCTTTCCGCGGCTGTGGAACTCCGGGGACAACGTGGGCGACCCGGACGCAGTCCAGAAGTGTCTCTCCGAACTCGGGGAACTCTTCGCAACCGGGTTCCGACTCTATGGCGAATCCGATCCGGCGCCGCTGGTGACGACGGTCCTCGATCAGATGCCCGAAATCAGGGATACGCTGAAGCGGGACGTGGTCGCCGCCTACAAGGGCGATCCGGCGGCCAAGAGTTACCGGGAGGTCATCCGCTCGTACCCGGGTTTCCAGGCGCTTTTGGTCCACCGTGTTGCGCATGTCCTCTACGAAGCGGGTGCGGAGGAGTACGCCCGGGAGCTCTCTGAGTGTGCCAAGACCGAGACCGGGATCGACATCCATCCGGGGGCCGAGATCGGCGAGTACTGTCTCATCGATCACGGAACTGGTGTCGTCATCGGCGAGACTGCGACGGTCGGGGACTGGGCCCGGATCTATCAGAACGTCACGCTGGGGGCACTACACTTCGAGGAGGCCGAAAACGAGGAGCACATGCTCCGCAAGGGCTACAAGCGCCACCCGGACATCGGCGATCACGTCGTCATCGGGGCCGGGTCGAACATCATGGGTCCCGTCGAGGTCGGCGATCACGTCTCGATCGGCGCGAACTCCTGGATCAGCGAGGACGTGCCCGATCACACTGTCGTCTTCATCGCGGATCACCCCGATCTGGAGCAGAAACCCACCGACTAGTTCGCCAGGTCGAGGTCGTACTCCCGGCCCGTGAGCAGGAACAGGACGTCCTCGACGATCGTGGCGAGTTCGGGGATGAGCCGTAGGAGCCCAAGCGTGATGGCCACCAGCACGAGGACCGAAGCCGACTGGGAGATGACCCTGTCGGCCACGATGTACGAGACCAGATAGGGGTCCTCGATGCCGAAGATCAGGAAGATCGGGTCCCGGAAACCGGCGAACCACTGGAAGCCGTGGGCCAGGGCGATAAAGGCCACCCGCAGGACGTTGAGTCCGTAGATGATCGGCACGGCAATCGCGATCCCGAGCAGTTTGCGCCGCGGTGTGGCGTCCACGGAAAGGGCCAGGCCGGCCACGATCGAGATGCTCCCGATGCCGGTACAGGCCAGAATGACCCGGGTCGTCAGTCGATGACCGTTCTCGGCCAGGAAGAGGAAGGTACTTTGCAGTCCGTCGGGACCGGTGATGACCGTCGGTTCGACGCCCACGGCACGCAGGATGAACTCCACGTGGGCCACGACCATCTCGATCGACCCACTTCTGATGACCGTGATCGCCTCGAAGGGTAGGTAGATGAACCCCATGATCGCGACGGCCCGGGTCAGCACTTCGAAGGACCGGCGCTCGGTATAGATCAGGGAGGCGACGTACAGCGAGCCAGGGACGGCGGCGGCACTCAGCACGCCTTCGACGATACTTCGCATCTCGATTGCGTAGTGTGGGACCATCAGCGCCCAGAACACCGCAAAGAGCGCCCAGGCCCCGGTCGCCCCGTAGCGGGCGACGGGCGACTCCCGCATGGACAGGATCGCGCTCGTGGCGAAGGTGAGGACCACGATCCACGCGAGTGGGTCCGTGATTGTCGCAAGATCCGTGGCCCCGAGCATCTACTCGTGGTGAAGATCGGTTCCGGCAAGTGTGTGTCGGTCCCCGTATCTAGGGCCGGATCAGCCGCTTGAGGCCGACCCCGATCATGAGCAGCGCGAGGGTACCGAACGCGAGGATCAACAACGCCGACTGTCCGATCTGCAACGGCTCAGGGACCGCCTCGACGACCCGGTCGACGGGTTCACCGGGCAGGTCCGAAAGCGGGCTGGTGACCGAGTCCGTGGGTGGGGTGGTCGTCTCTGCCGGGGTCGAGCGGTGTCGAGGCTCCGCGGCGCTTCCCCCACCACCCCCACCAGCGGCCGCGAAGGTTGTCGACTCGGTCCCGGTGAACTGCCCAGTGTAAACCTCGCTGATTTGCTCGTCGTTTGCCGTGACGGTTACGGTGTAGTTGGTGCCCGAATCGTACTCGCTGAGGTTCGCGGTTGTCTCGTAGGTGCCGTTCTCTTGAACGGTCGTCTCCCTCTCGACCGAGAAGTTACGCTCGGTACCTTCGATGTGCACCGTTGCGGTCGTGCCCGGCGCCACTGTCGTCGAGCCGTTGATCGGGACGGTTGCGTTCGTCGGTAAATCAAGCGTCTCGTTTTCGGTGGCCCGCCCGAGCTCGGCCCGGGCCTCGACCACCTCGACTGCGGCCCGTCGTCGCTCCTGTTCCGTCTCGTTTGTTCGATTGGGGACGAACGGTGTGTTCTCGGTGAGGACGACGGCTGTCTCGAGGGCAGTCCCTGGGGTCACCCTGTCACTGGCGTTTGGGTCTGCAACCACGAAGAACCGATCCGAATTCGGGGCCTCGACTCGTCGAAGACCAGCCACTGGATCATCACTCTGTGTCTCCCCCGACTTTGGGCCCACTGAGACGAAGGCTGGTGGTGTTCCGTTCGCACTCGATTTGGACGTTTTGTTCCGACCGATCGGGCCGCCGCCACGGCCCGGCGGTCCATTCGCGTTCGCGTGGCCGACTGCGCGACCGGGGGTAATGTTCCGGGCGTATGAACCGAGTCCGGCGGTGTCGACGGCGATCACGAGTCGGTCCCCGGTGGCGATTTTCTCCCGTCGGCTCGCGTTTTTCGCGACGTCCTCGGCGGATGCGATCGTGGCTCCACGTGGCGCGACCATGGGCTCGATGGCCGCCGTCCAGTTCGCACCGATCTGGACGGTGTCGCTGTCCCGGACGGTATCCCCAATAGCCACCGAAATCGTGTAGTTCCCGGCTTCGAGCGGTTTTCGGTGGGTGCCATTCCCGGCTCCCGACCGTGCGTGGGCCGGTGGATTGGTACTTGCGTTGCCGGGCACTGATTTGTCGGTCGTCGATCGATCGGGTTCCGTCTCGTTGTCCGCCACCGTCGTCAGCCAGGCCAGTCCCGCCTGACTCGCATCAGTTGATTCGAGTGCGACGGTAGCTGATCGGTTTTCGGTTCCCGTGCCATCCGCGGAGAGTGCGAACTGGACCGTCGTATTCCTCGTCGTGACGCTGGCCCGTTCCAGCCGATCGCCGTCCGGGCCCCGAAGACTGACCGTGGCCGTGTCCGTGCGCTCCAGGGTCAGATTGACCCGGACTCTCTCATCTCGTGTGATGGCGTGGTCGAGCGCTTCGAGCGTTGCGCCGGGTGGCTCCTCGACGACGAGTACCGCGGAGTGAGCTACACCGTCGGATTCCAGGGCCTCGACCCGGACCCGGTAACGGCCCGGTATGGGCTCGAAGTCGAACTCGGTCTCGCCGTTCCTGTCCAGCGAGCCGGTCTGGCTCGCTACCGTGGAGTTGTTCGCGGCGTACTGGAGGGTCGCCTGCACTGATCGGTCGGTGGCGTTCCCGCTCACTTCGACTGGGAGTGTCGTGGCGTTCGCCGAGAGATTCGACGCTGGCGGGGTGACCGAAAGGTCGATCGGTGAGGGGCCGGAGGTCGTCGGTTCGCTACTCGAGTCCGATTCGGATTCGACAGTCAGGGTTGGCCCGGGGCCGAACCCACCCGTCGGCACGTCTTGCTCGAAGAACAACCCGGCGTCACCCGGGTCGTAAGCACCGTCGTCATCGGCATCCACGGGCTCGGGAACCCGCAACGAGACGGTTTCGCCACCCGGTGCGTCCTCGCTGAGGGTGGTCTGGAGGGTGAAAGCGGTCCCGCTCGGGTCGATTGTGGCGTCAGCTTCTGCCGGCTGGAGCACCCAGGTGCCGTTCGTGGTTGGGCTGCTCGCAGCGGCGACTTCCGTGCCGTCGGTTTGGAGTGTGATTTGATCGATGTAGGTTGGGTCGAGTGAGCCTGTGTTTTCGACGGTAATTGTCTGGAGCTGGTCGCCGTAGGTGGTGGTGCCCGCGACGTCTTGGTCGTGTTCGCGGTAGATCCCGGATGAGGGTCGAATTCTGTCTTCTTTAATAAGGGCACCAACGGATTTTGAGAAGTTCCGCAACTCTAACTTTTGCCCTGGGGAAAGCGATTTCTGAACTGAAAGTTGAGTCCGATTCAGCCATAGTATTTGTGATCTATCTGAAAGGTCCCCCTCCGGTGACTGGTGGACTACTAAACTTCCGGTGCCACTAGTAAACGAATTCAAGGTGATAATCTCGTCGTAGCTGATATTGTTTGTAGTGTAGCCTTTGCTAAGTTCGCTGTATCCCGATTCCAATCTTATTACTGGGGTGCCTGCCTGGTAATTATCCTCTCCTTGTATGAGGACAATGTTGGAATTTGACATTCCCATCGGTGATAATACGTCGTTTGTTCCATTGACAATTATTTCATCATTAGGTCCTAAATTTTCATCGTTTGAGCTTATAATCGGTTCTCCTGGGGTTGGCTTCCCATCTCCGCTTTCGTCCAGAACTCGATGTTCTCTCCCAAAATTAGAAATTGTTAAGTTTGAGTCAAGGTCATGACCTTTAACAGTTGAATTTCTGCTATAGGTGGTTTTGAGGTGAGCTAATCTAAGGTCTACATTTTGATCGACACTCACTCCGTCATTTCCGATATCTACATACAAGCCATCTCTGCCTTTTTCGAACCTAGAATTTTCAGGAGTCGTATCAAAATACCGTATAGATCCCTCTGTCTCTAAGTATCTCGCCTGACTACCAACTTTTAGGCCGTCAGCACTGAAGAGCAGATTATTACTTCTATCTCCGTCATTATTTGTATCGAAAATGACCAGATTCTTGCTGGTATACGTTCTTCCAGCCTTCCATGTGCCCTCGACATCTGCTTGATCGTACTTTGTTCCATTAGGGATCTCTCCATTTATCAAAATATCTCGATTAGAATCATAATAGCTATCATTAGATAGATCAATAATGAAAATGTCCTCTTTGTCAAAACTGCCGATATTTGAGCCGTCTGGGTCAACCTCATTAACAGTAGGTGTGAATGATGGGTTTTCCAATTCCGCGCCGGTATCTTCATCTGTACTTTCTACAAGCGTTTTTGTTCCAAGCCCGAGATCTAATGTGGATACGTTGCTATCGGTTCCTGTGTAGACAGTTGCTTTAGTAAATCGCTCATCAGCATCTGGGTCGACTGTATTATCACTACTCCGATAAATGGGTTCTCCATATTCTCCATTTGAACTAGCTGTGTAACCGGGTGAAAAGTCGTCGTCTTCCCAATATCGCAAGTCAGATTCATTCAATGCTATGGCCTCAAAACAGCTCCCTTCGGATTTTGCTTCGTCCCCTACATCTAACTCCGGGTTAGAACTTTCAATTATTGCACAGTCTCCAGAGAATTTTTCTGTGGTGCTATTATTTAGAAATCTTATATTTTTTCTCGGAGTCTTATAATTGATCGATTCATTCGCCAAGGCAGGTTCGCCCTTCAAAGTGGAATATGTATAGATATCATCTCCGCTTTCAAACCTTGCACTATCTCCGTTTGTT
Proteins encoded:
- a CDS encoding creatininase family protein yields the protein MRSVKMNELAWTSIEEVAGQEVHTVIIPIGATEQHGPHLPVGTDSMIGEEISTRVANRLGDTLVAPPIQVGCSPSHSDYPGTISISSDVLKGLIDDYLDSLDGHGFQFAVLLPSHGGNFPPVETAAAELAPKYSELSLIPIVDLNRFTELINQGLEEAGLEYQEPVIHGGGTETAMMMAIEPSRVRNSELRPGNEGLKSRSAVLNLGFQSVTDAGVLGDPTVATPEIGEHIITSLVDGYTAMIEHERTRLRNW
- the artA gene encoding archaeosortase A gives rise to the protein MLGATDLATITDPLAWIVVLTFATSAILSMRESPVARYGATGAWALFAVFWALMVPHYAIEMRSIVEGVLSAAAVPGSLYVASLIYTERRSFEVLTRAVAIMGFIYLPFEAITVIRSGSIEMVVAHVEFILRAVGVEPTVITGPDGLQSTFLFLAENGHRLTTRVILACTGIGSISIVAGLALSVDATPRRKLLGIAIAVPIIYGLNVLRVAFIALAHGFQWFAGFRDPIFLIFGIEDPYLVSYIVADRVISQSASVLVLVAITLGLLRLIPELATIVEDVLFLLTGREYDLDLAN
- a CDS encoding TVP38/TMEM64 family protein, with the translated sequence MSDRGPVLPPIFVSPRARWIAILSLLALLVLAGVGLVLFDYSFGSMLDAQTVRETVESFGLLAPLVFILIQATQVVVAPIPGQVLALAGGYAFGPVLGTIYSLIGATIGSAVAFGLSRRFGRPAVKRLVHPLTLEMVDGFLEDHGRLAVFLVFLVPGLPDDALCFVCGLTPLPLSHLVVLSTIGRIPGYAMLSLAGGRLATNRPLEAILIIVLIAVLAALAYSQRERLLEFSR
- a CDS encoding BGTF surface domain-containing protein, with translation MRNFSKSVGALIKEDRIRPSSGIYREHDQDVAGTTTYGDQLQTITVENTGSLDPTYIDQITLQTDGTEVAAASSPTTNGTWVLQPAEADATIDPSGTAFTLQTTLSEDAPGGETVSLRVPEPVDADDDGAYDPGDAGLFFEQDVPTGGFGPGPTLTVESESDSSSEPTTSGPSPIDLSVTPPASNLSANATTLPVEVSGNATDRSVQATLQYAANNSTVASQTGSLDRNGETEFDFEPIPGRYRVRVEALESDGVAHSAVLVVEEPPGATLEALDHAITRDERVRVNLTLERTDTATVSLRGPDGDRLERASVTTRNTTVQFALSADGTGTENRSATVALESTDASQAGLAWLTTVADNETEPDRSTTDKSVPGNASTNPPAHARSGAGNGTHRKPLEAGNYTISVAIGDTVRDSDTVQIGANWTAAIEPMVAPRGATIASAEDVAKNASRREKIATGDRLVIAVDTAGLGSYARNITPGRAVGHANANGPPGRGGGPIGRNKTSKSSANGTPPAFVSVGPKSGETQSDDPVAGLRRVEAPNSDRFFVVADPNASDRVTPGTALETAVVLTENTPFVPNRTNETEQERRRAAVEVVEARAELGRATENETLDLPTNATVPINGSTTVAPGTTATVHIEGTERNFSVERETTVQENGTYETTANLSEYDSGTNYTVTVTANDEQISEVYTGQFTGTESTTFAAAGGGGGGSAAEPRHRSTPAETTTPPTDSVTSPLSDLPGEPVDRVVEAVPEPLQIGQSALLILAFGTLALLMIGVGLKRLIRP
- the epsC gene encoding serine O-acetyltransferase EpsC, with amino-acid sequence MSYRYTGDTHRALVASYRADETPFPTETDLVAPERNHARREIALLKCLLFPRLWNSGDNVGDPDAVQKCLSELGELFATGFRLYGESDPAPLVTTVLDQMPEIRDTLKRDVVAAYKGDPAAKSYREVIRSYPGFQALLVHRVAHVLYEAGAEEYARELSECAKTETGIDIHPGAEIGEYCLIDHGTGVVIGETATVGDWARIYQNVTLGALHFEEAENEEHMLRKGYKRHPDIGDHVVIGAGSNIMGPVEVGDHVSIGANSWISEDVPDHTVVFIADHPDLEQKPTD